Proteins co-encoded in one Streptomyces sp. ALI-76-A genomic window:
- a CDS encoding ATP-binding protein, which yields MEPAPVGEDSAVPDEQAIQTTVALEGDGTSIARARHFAVGFLTRVQAEYGLPVSQRAVDLTQLVVSELVTNARKYAPGPVLMDLRIVGDAVEVVVWDGDPVLPVARAADAGRVGQHGLEIVMAVAQGFEAQREPVGKRITARIALLDDAGGAIAGRPPL from the coding sequence ATGGAACCGGCCCCGGTGGGTGAGGACAGCGCGGTACCGGATGAGCAGGCCATACAGACCACGGTGGCCCTGGAAGGCGACGGTACGTCCATCGCCCGTGCCCGCCACTTCGCCGTCGGCTTCCTCACCCGTGTGCAGGCCGAGTACGGCCTGCCGGTCTCGCAGCGGGCCGTGGACCTGACCCAGCTGGTGGTCAGCGAACTGGTCACCAACGCCCGCAAGTATGCGCCGGGCCCGGTGCTGATGGACCTGCGCATCGTCGGCGACGCGGTCGAGGTGGTGGTGTGGGACGGCGATCCGGTGCTGCCGGTGGCGAGGGCCGCCGACGCGGGCCGGGTGGGCCAGCACGGTCTGGAGATCGTCATGGCCGTCGCCCAGGGCTTCGAAGCGCAGCGGGAGCCGGTCGGCAAGCGCATCACCGCCCGCATCGCCCTCCTGGACGATGCCGGCGGCGCCATCGCCGGACGCCCGCCCCTGTAG
- a CDS encoding GAF domain-containing SpoIIE family protein phosphatase, with the protein MTQHAAAAAPVPGRRPGLVPDPGVEAARMAAVRRYDILDTPPDGAFDRVAAMAARLFDVPVATVTIVDSDRIWFKAAHGLEGVKEIGRDPGLCGSAILRDDALVIPDTLRDPVAADNPLVAGEMGVRFYAAAPIITSDGHRLGTVNVLDTKPRSISEDDTATLADLAAIVLDEMELRLSALRALRNEQKRREVEREAREQAEKDKTAIAAFASTLQRTLLPPALPVVPGLELACHYHTASVHDVGGDFYDLFPVDGSRWAFFLGDVCGKGPEAATVTALARHTLRVAAQIDPEPVTVLSTLNTALLTDVTAGSRFCTAIFGLLTPREDGGFSVTVATGGHPPAYHLRPEDSDAVWVKSVRPKGGMLIGAFPEAHFAQSTFSLARGEGLFLYTDGLTEAHTAQGAMLGEDGLTGFLHQRTGPVTAAALVEETVTLLASLPDGVGDDVALLVLSVPDFETAPDTGVAATAHTTAAPEHFG; encoded by the coding sequence ATGACCCAGCACGCTGCGGCGGCAGCCCCGGTGCCCGGGCGGCGGCCCGGGCTGGTCCCGGACCCGGGGGTGGAAGCGGCCCGTATGGCTGCGGTACGCCGCTACGACATCCTCGACACTCCGCCCGACGGCGCGTTCGACCGGGTGGCGGCGATGGCCGCCCGCCTCTTCGATGTCCCTGTGGCCACGGTCACGATCGTGGACAGCGACCGCATTTGGTTCAAGGCCGCACACGGTCTGGAGGGCGTCAAGGAGATCGGCCGCGATCCGGGCCTGTGCGGCTCGGCGATTCTGCGCGACGACGCGCTGGTCATTCCCGACACTCTTCGTGATCCCGTGGCGGCAGACAATCCGCTGGTCGCCGGAGAGATGGGGGTGCGCTTCTACGCCGCCGCACCGATCATCACCTCCGACGGCCACCGGCTGGGCACGGTCAACGTCCTCGACACCAAACCGCGCTCCATCAGCGAGGACGACACCGCCACTCTGGCCGATCTCGCGGCGATCGTGCTGGACGAGATGGAGCTGCGGCTCTCGGCGCTGCGCGCACTACGCAACGAGCAGAAGCGGCGGGAGGTGGAACGGGAGGCGCGGGAACAGGCGGAGAAGGACAAGACCGCCATCGCCGCGTTCGCCTCCACTCTCCAGCGAACCCTGCTGCCCCCGGCGCTTCCCGTGGTGCCCGGCCTGGAGCTGGCCTGCCACTATCACACCGCCTCCGTACACGATGTGGGCGGCGACTTCTACGACCTCTTCCCCGTCGACGGCAGCCGGTGGGCGTTCTTCCTCGGTGACGTGTGCGGCAAGGGCCCCGAGGCGGCGACCGTCACCGCCCTGGCCCGCCATACCCTGCGCGTCGCGGCCCAGATCGACCCGGAACCGGTCACCGTCCTGAGCACGCTCAATACCGCCCTGCTCACCGACGTCACCGCCGGAAGCCGCTTTTGCACCGCCATCTTCGGCCTCCTGACGCCCCGCGAGGACGGTGGCTTCAGCGTCACAGTGGCCACCGGCGGCCACCCACCGGCCTACCACTTGCGCCCCGAAGACAGCGACGCGGTATGGGTCAAGTCGGTACGTCCCAAGGGCGGCATGCTCATCGGAGCCTTCCCCGAGGCACACTTCGCCCAGAGCACCTTCTCCCTGGCCCGCGGAGAGGGCCTGTTCCTCTACACCGACGGGCTGACCGAAGCCCACACTGCCCAGGGCGCCATGCTCGGCGAGGACGGCCTGACCGGCTTCCTCCACCAGCGCACAGGGCCCGTGACCGCCGCCGCCCTGGTCGAAGAAACCGTCACGTTGCTGGCCTCACTGCCCGACGGAGTCGGCGACGACGTGGCCCTGCTGGTCCTGTCCGTACCTGACTTCGAAACCGCGCCTGACACCGGCGTCGCCGCCACCGCCCACACCACCGCCGCGCCCGAACACTTCGGCTAG
- a CDS encoding ATP-binding protein yields MNSEPTIPSCESRFPAVTASIAAARHWVRDCVEGFDGPLRRHSIIQTAELLVSELITNAIRHGAGPPLIRLTWNGRLLRISVSDDSDRWPRMRATKNMEPGGFGMQLLDRLAQRWGVTPRHPGKTVWADLSFVP; encoded by the coding sequence GTGAACAGCGAACCGACCATCCCATCCTGCGAGTCGCGCTTCCCCGCAGTCACGGCGAGCATCGCGGCCGCCCGGCACTGGGTCCGCGACTGTGTGGAAGGCTTCGATGGCCCGCTGCGCCGACACTCGATCATCCAGACCGCCGAACTGCTCGTCTCCGAACTGATCACCAACGCCATCCGCCACGGCGCCGGCCCGCCCCTGATCCGGCTCACCTGGAACGGTCGGCTGCTGCGCATCTCGGTCAGCGATGACAGCGACCGCTGGCCGCGCATGCGTGCCACCAAGAACATGGAGCCCGGCGGCTTCGGCATGCAGCTCTTGGACCGACTCGCGCAACGCTGGGGCGTCACCCCACGCCACCCGGGCAAAACGGTCTGGGCCGATCTGAGTTTCGTCCCTTGA
- a CDS encoding STAS domain-containing protein, whose product MAEGEMADTGQAAQPARLSVVSTATDGIRVLTLAGEIDHDTGQALRQALDASGAPRPRIVVDLSRVTFMDSTGINIFVAAHRTLTDAGGWIRLAAPGESVMRTLQIVGVDAVIDCRETLPQALSD is encoded by the coding sequence ATGGCTGAGGGAGAGATGGCGGACACCGGACAAGCCGCGCAGCCGGCCCGGCTGTCGGTCGTCTCCACCGCCACCGACGGCATCCGCGTGCTGACCCTGGCAGGAGAGATCGACCATGACACCGGCCAGGCGCTCCGCCAGGCCCTGGACGCCTCCGGCGCTCCCCGCCCCCGCATCGTGGTCGACCTGAGCCGGGTCACCTTCATGGACTCCACCGGCATCAACATCTTCGTCGCCGCCCACCGCACTCTCACCGACGCCGGCGGCTGGATACGTCTGGCCGCACCCGGCGAATCCGTGATGCGCACCCTGCAGATCGTCGGCGTCGACGCCGTCATCGACTGCCGCGAAACCCTCCCCCAAGCACTCAGCGACTGA
- a CDS encoding replication-relaxation family protein translates to MTYTSSARQPDPEPRPTWTRGAERPPGGPESSAASSAVNDSNVVPITAAHTARQGASRHADTSLPSPETSAKGKKSTPTAGKVRADALRLLGCVRIATVQQMAQVITKEESDGRSYVRRAMVELAELGLAETNGKDGKHQIWNLTVSGQKALAEGNELPLRPKAGTGAKAVRAGLGPHGVAVTDMILAYTDTVLSGDRECLTDWQVEVNHAIRETGLSFNTDAVLAVPTRTSEVRLFELDNGTMSQARLAKEVWDYERYAGHRVWEGARGTNGRTFPFWQRHRYTRSQTFPRLHVVLAGKEEHLLDNRLKALADDVKGIAVAVWVNTLPRLQRGEPWYEIGVDDPHRRRERYPEPAGR, encoded by the coding sequence TGCTGAGCGGCCTCCGGGCGGCCCGGAATCCAGTGCCGCGTCCAGTGCCGTGAACGATTCCAACGTCGTGCCCATCACCGCAGCTCACACCGCCCGCCAGGGTGCCTCCCGGCACGCTGACACCTCTCTCCCTTCCCCTGAGACGTCGGCGAAGGGGAAGAAGTCCACTCCCACAGCCGGGAAGGTACGGGCCGATGCGCTGCGGTTGCTGGGGTGCGTGCGGATAGCGACGGTGCAGCAGATGGCTCAGGTGATCACGAAGGAAGAGTCGGACGGCCGGTCGTACGTGCGCAGGGCGATGGTGGAACTGGCGGAGCTCGGACTGGCGGAGACGAACGGCAAGGACGGCAAGCACCAGATCTGGAACCTGACGGTGTCGGGGCAGAAGGCTCTGGCCGAAGGCAATGAGCTGCCGCTGCGCCCGAAGGCCGGCACCGGAGCGAAGGCCGTCCGGGCCGGGCTCGGCCCGCACGGTGTCGCGGTGACGGACATGATCCTCGCCTACACCGACACGGTCCTGTCCGGAGACCGCGAGTGCCTGACCGACTGGCAGGTGGAGGTGAACCACGCCATCAGGGAGACCGGCCTGAGCTTCAACACCGACGCTGTCCTCGCCGTGCCGACCAGGACCAGCGAGGTGCGCCTGTTCGAGCTCGACAACGGCACCATGTCCCAGGCCCGCCTCGCCAAGGAGGTCTGGGACTACGAGCGCTACGCCGGGCACCGCGTCTGGGAAGGCGCCCGCGGCACCAACGGCCGCACGTTCCCGTTCTGGCAGCGCCACCGCTACACCCGCTCACAGACCTTCCCGCGGCTGCACGTCGTCCTGGCGGGCAAGGAAGAGCACCTGCTCGACAACCGCCTGAAGGCGCTCGCCGACGACGTGAAGGGCATCGCCGTCGCGGTGTGGGTGAACACCCTGCCCCGGCTCCAGCGCGGCGAGCCCTGGTACGAGATCGGCGTCGACGACCCGCACCGGCGCCGCGAGCGCTATCCCGAGCCCGCCGGCCGCTGA
- a CDS encoding ATP-dependent DNA ligase, translated as MTWTLPEPMLATPVPDPALQPGWAGEPKWDGFRALLSVDAGQVVLRSRRGTQMLPAFPEIGAGVVQLPDATALDGELVVWDAAGRLAFEQLQNRLQRRGAGAARAAQGWPAHFVAFDLLRLSGTDTTSWPYRRRRAALESVFAARRLIAPWVLCPSTTETDVVREWLTWASVGMEGVVFKRLDDAYRPSARGWQKYKTRETSEAIVGAITGSLDAPRTLLLGRYDTEGRFQYVGRTTTLAQAAGAAVAGLLARGRRGHPWTGWSFSAGWGSQEKLNVTLVEPELVVEAGVDVARDASGRWRHPARWHRARPDLSPADVPRLTSPPH; from the coding sequence GTGACGTGGACGCTGCCGGAGCCGATGCTGGCCACCCCCGTGCCTGATCCTGCTCTGCAGCCGGGGTGGGCCGGCGAGCCGAAGTGGGACGGGTTCAGGGCCCTGCTCTCCGTGGACGCGGGCCAGGTGGTGCTGCGCTCCAGGCGCGGCACTCAGATGCTCCCGGCGTTTCCGGAGATTGGGGCCGGGGTCGTGCAGCTGCCGGACGCGACCGCGTTGGATGGCGAGTTGGTCGTATGGGATGCCGCAGGCCGCCTCGCCTTCGAGCAGCTGCAAAACCGGCTTCAGCGGCGCGGTGCCGGGGCGGCCCGGGCGGCGCAGGGGTGGCCGGCCCACTTCGTCGCGTTCGATCTGCTGCGCCTGTCCGGGACGGACACGACCTCCTGGCCGTATCGGCGGCGCAGGGCCGCGCTGGAGTCCGTGTTCGCCGCCCGCCGGCTCATCGCGCCGTGGGTGCTGTGTCCGTCGACCACCGAGACCGACGTCGTGCGCGAGTGGCTGACATGGGCGTCGGTCGGGATGGAAGGGGTGGTCTTCAAGAGACTGGACGACGCCTACCGCCCGTCGGCGAGGGGCTGGCAGAAATACAAGACCCGCGAGACGAGCGAGGCGATCGTCGGCGCGATCACCGGTTCCCTGGATGCTCCCCGCACGCTGCTGCTCGGCAGATACGACACCGAAGGACGCTTTCAGTACGTCGGCCGCACCACCACTCTCGCCCAAGCGGCAGGTGCGGCGGTCGCCGGCCTGCTCGCTCGAGGGCGGCGCGGGCATCCGTGGACAGGCTGGTCGTTCTCCGCCGGGTGGGGGAGCCAGGAGAAGCTGAACGTCACGCTGGTGGAACCCGAGCTGGTGGTGGAAGCCGGCGTCGACGTCGCCCGCGACGCCTCCGGCCGATGGCGGCATCCCGCACGCTGGCACCGTGCCCGCCCTGACCTCTCCCCCGCCGACGTCCCCCGCCTGACGTCACCGCCGCACTGA
- a CDS encoding STAS domain-containing protein, producing MTDVTHTFHLTVHYPQPGLAIATIVGDMDVQTAPTLRSGTLEIIEQGHPRLALDLAQVGFCDSAGLSAIIGIWHAAQAAGGSLSLAAVPDRLMRMLSMTGVDSLLPVHATAADVIDSQPTSADSY from the coding sequence ATGACCGACGTGACTCACACATTTCACCTGACCGTTCACTACCCCCAGCCCGGCCTCGCCATCGCCACGATCGTCGGAGATATGGATGTGCAGACCGCGCCCACCCTGCGCTCCGGGACCCTGGAAATCATCGAACAAGGACACCCGCGCCTGGCCCTGGACCTGGCACAGGTCGGCTTCTGCGACTCTGCCGGTCTCAGCGCGATCATCGGGATCTGGCACGCGGCCCAGGCAGCGGGCGGCTCGCTCAGCCTCGCCGCTGTCCCCGACCGCCTCATGCGCATGCTCAGCATGACCGGCGTCGACTCACTCCTGCCTGTCCACGCCACAGCCGCCGACGTGATCGACAGCCAGCCCACCTCAGCGGACAGCTACTGA
- a CDS encoding hydrophobic protein, translated as MVPLLLVLLLALILFGAGFALKALWWIAVIVLIVWLLGFVMRSAGTGGRKGRWYRW; from the coding sequence ATGGTTCCCCTGCTTCTCGTTCTTCTGCTGGCTCTGATCCTCTTCGGCGCGGGCTTCGCGCTGAAGGCACTGTGGTGGATCGCCGTCATCGTGCTGATCGTCTGGCTGCTCGGCTTCGTCATGCGCTCCGCGGGCACGGGCGGCCGCAAGGGACGCTGGTATCGCTGGTAA
- a CDS encoding ANTAR domain-containing protein, translating to MEELERLRAQNRQLQQALASHAVVDQAIGVLTVLGQIPPCDGFTVLREVSQHTNIKLTQVAEQVLKHNQGAALPDVLLGELHAALARHAASRSV from the coding sequence ATGGAAGAGCTGGAACGGTTACGGGCGCAGAACCGGCAGCTGCAGCAGGCCCTCGCCTCGCACGCCGTCGTCGACCAGGCCATCGGCGTCCTGACCGTCCTGGGACAGATACCCCCGTGCGACGGCTTCACGGTGCTGCGGGAGGTCTCCCAGCACACCAACATCAAGCTGACCCAGGTCGCTGAACAGGTCCTCAAACACAATCAGGGCGCGGCGCTGCCCGATGTCCTTCTCGGAGAACTGCACGCAGCGCTGGCCCGCCACGCCGCCTCACGCTCTGTCTGA